A window from Deinococcus aquiradiocola encodes these proteins:
- the rpmB gene encoding 50S ribosomal protein L28, producing the protein MSRKCSLTGRSRMVVHRVTRRGRARAAGGVGRKVTGKHRRVQKANLQKKRVLTSGTVRTVWLSARALRSVTAGRVPGVQLR; encoded by the coding sequence ATGAGCAGGAAGTGCAGTCTCACGGGCCGGTCCAGGATGGTCGTGCACCGCGTCACGCGGCGCGGCCGGGCGCGCGCCGCAGGCGGCGTCGGCCGCAAGGTGACGGGCAAGCACCGCCGCGTGCAGAAAGCGAACCTGCAGAAGAAACGCGTCCTGACTTCCGGGACCGTCCGCACGGTCTGGCTGTCCGCCCGTGCGCTGCGGAGCGTCACGGCGGGCCGCGTTCCCGGCGTTCAGCTGCGCTGA